The genomic DNA CGGCGACGGCCGGGAAGATCACCGCGTCCAGTCCGAGGCTCGTCATCCAGTCCTCGAGGTCGATGCGGCGGGTGTCCTCCAGTCCGCGGAGCCCGTCGGCGAGGTGCGGTATGTCGGCGAGCGACTCGATGGGGTGCTCGCGCAGGAACGCCGGGTACTCGTTGATGTCGTCGTCGAAGCCGGTGTACCGGTCGGGTAGCGCGCCAGGGGGATGCGGGAAGATGCGGCTGCCGTCGACGTCGGCGAGCCGGGTCAGCGCGGGATCGCCGTTGGCACGCAGGAAGTCGTCCCACGCCCACGCCGAGAGGTCCCAGATCTCGCGGCGCAGGTAGTCCGGGCTCACCAGGCCGCGAGTGCCAATCGTCGGCGCACCGGCGCGGTCGCCCTCGTAGTTGGTGACGACCGGGAAGTCCACCTCGACCACCCGCGCACCGGCGGCCTCCAGGTCGCGCCGGGCCGACTCGAACAGCTCCAGCACCGACGGCCGGGTCTCGACGCGCGTGCCGGTCGGACCCCCGATCCCCGTGGCGTCCACGCCCGCATCGGGGTCGGCATTGACGTACATCCGCGGCACGCCGAGTGTTAGCCCGGATAGGCTCCCCGCCACGCCGTGGAACGACGGCGGCCGCAGGTCATTCACGCTGGGGATCGGCACCCAGTCCTGCGTACGCCAGAAGTCGCCCCGCACATCGGGATCGGGCGCCACGACGACGTCGAGTACCTCGAGCAGGTCCGCCATCGAGCGGGTGTGCGGGACCACGACGTCCATCGTCGGCACCAGCGGCCAACCACCCCGGGTGGAGATCACCCCACGCGACGGCGTGTAGGCGCACAGCGCGTTGTTCGACGCGGGACCGCGCCCCGACGACCACGTCTCCTCGCCGATCCCGAACGCGCACAACGACGCCGCGGTCGCCGTGCCGGAACCGTTCGACGATCCGGACGCGAACGGCGCAGTGAGAAACGCTGCGTTGTAGGGACTCTCGGCCCGGCCGTAGTGGCCGCGCTGCATGCCACCGTTCGCCATCGGCGGCATGTTGGTCAGGCCGATCAGCACGGCACCGCCGGCTCGCAACCGCTCCACCACGAACGAGTCGCGCTGAGCGACCAGATCGGCGAACGCCGGGCTGCCGGCTGCGGCGGTGAGTCCGCGAGCGAGGTAGCTGTCCTTCACGGTGTACGGAATGCCGTCGAGCGGGCCGAGGACGGAACCCTCGGCGCGGCGGGTGTCGGATGCCGCCGCGCCGGAGCGGGCCGAGGGGTTGACGACGACGATCGAGTTGAGTTGGCCGTCGTAGGCCGCGATGCGGTCCAGGTACGCCTCGAGCAGGCTCACCGCGGACGCGCGGCCGGTCTCGAGGGCGGCACGGAGATCGGCGATGGACGCCTCGTGCACGTTCACGGTCACCGCGGCCGGATGATGACTTCGTGGACGTGCGCGTCGGGCGGGGTGGCCACCGCCTGCGCGACCGCCGCCGCCACGGTGTCCGCGCGCAGGAACTGCTCGGGCTCGTAGTCGCGCTCCTCGTAGGCGATGAGGTCGCGTTGCATGTCGGTGTCGATGCGGCCGGGGTGGATCGAGGTGACGCGCAGGTCCCGCTCGTCGGCCCGCAGCGAGTCCGCGAAGGACCGCAGCGCGAACTTGCTCGCCGAGTACGACGCCAACCCGGGGGAGGCGTTGATGCCGGAGCCCGAGTTGATGAACACGACGTGCCCGCCCGCGGCCCGCAGCGCGGGAAGCAGCGCCAGCGTGAGCGCGACCGCGCCGACGACGTTGACCTCGAGTGTGGCCCGCCACTGCTCGGGAACGGTCTCGGCCACGCGCCCTGGATAGGCGACGCCGGCGTTGTGCACCAGCACGTCGAGCTCGGTGATGGGTTCGACGACGGTCTCGACGTCACCGGTGTCGGCCAGGTCGATCGGCCAGGTCGTCGCGCCGTACAGCTCGGCGACCTCGTCGAGCCGATGCGACGGCCGGCCCGCCAGGAACAGGGTGTGAGTGGGGGCGAGGGCCGCGGCGATGGCCTTGCCAAGGCCGGCCGAAGCACCCGTGATCATCGCGGTAGGCACACGAGGGACGTTACCTAGTTCTGCAAGCCTCGCCGTCCCGTCGCATGATTGACGGCGATGCCCCCTGATCCGACGTTCGCGCCCACCCAGCTCGCGGCCCGCGCCGCCTATCTGCTGCGCGGCAACGACCTGGGCACGATGACGACCGCGGCGCCGCTGCTGTACCCGCACATGTGGAGCTGGGACGCCGCGTTCGTGGCGATCGGGCTCGCTCCGCTGAGCGTGGAGCGGGCCGTCGTCGAACTCGACACCCTGCTCTCGGCGCAGTGGCACAACGGCATGATCCCGCACATCGTCTTCGCCAACGGCGTCGACGGGTACTTCCCCGGGCCTGCCCGCTGGGCGTGTGCGTCGCTGACGCCGAACGCCCCGACGAACCGCCACACCTCCGGCATCACCCAGCCGCCGGTGCATGCGATCGCGGTGCAGCGCATCCTCGATCACGCACGCACCCGCGGCCGCTCGACCAGGGCGGTGGCCGAGTCGTTCCTCGACCGGCGCTGGTCGGATCTGGTGCGCTGGCACCGCTGGCTGGCCGAGGCGCGGGATCCGAACGAGCGCGGCAGGGTGACGCTGTACCACGGGTGGGAGTCCGGGATGGACAACTCGCCGCGCTGGGACAGCTCGTACGCCAACGTCGTCCCCGGCGACGTGCCGCCGTACGAGCGCGAGGACAACAAGGTCAACACCGACGCCAGCCAGCGACCGTCCGATCTCGAGTACGACCGCTACCTGTGGCTGCTCGAGGAGATGAAGTCCGCGCGCTACGACGACGTGCTGCTGCCGAAGGCGATGAGCTTCGCGGTGGAGGACGTCTTCGTCTCGGCGATCCTGTCGGTGGCGTGCACGGTGCTCGCCGAGATCGGCGAGGACTACAAGCGCCCGCACGCCGACGTTCGCGACCTGTACGCGTGGGCCGAACGGTTCCGGATGGGCGTCGTCGAGGCAGCCGATCAACGCACCGGTGCCGCAAGGGATTACGACACCCGCACCGAGAAGTGGATCCAGACGGAGACCGTCGCGCAGTTCGCCCCGCTGCTGTGCGGTGGCCTGCCGCACGACCGGGAACGCGCGCTGTTGCGCCTGCTCGAAGGCCCACGATTCTGCGGGCATCCGGATCTCGAGTACGGCCTCATCCCGTCGACGTCACCGGTGTCGCGGGACTTCCGGGCGCGCGAGTACTGGCGCGGCCCGGTGTGGCCGGTGGTGGGCTGGCTGTTCTCGTGGTGCTTCGCGCGGCGCGGGTGGGCCGAACGGGCGGCGGTGCTGCGCCGCGAAGGTCTGCGCCAAGCCAGTGACGGCACGTTCGCCGAGTACTACGAGCCGTTCACCGGCGAGCCGTTGGGCTCCATGCAGCAGTCGTGGACCGCCGCTGCGGTGCTGGACTGGTTGGGCTGAGCGAGGATTCGAGCCTCAGGGCTCGGCGGTCTCGGCGAGGCGGGTGAGCGGCGCCAGCGCCTTGGCGAGGCAATCGCGGTCCTCGACGCTGAGCTTGCTCAGCATCGCTGCGAGCGCCGCCCGTCGGGTCGCCAGCGCCTCGCGGTGCTGAACGAGGCCCCGCGGCGTCACGTCGACGAGCACGGCGCGCAGATCGGATGGGTCGCGCGAGCGCTTCACCAGGCCGAGTTTCTCGAGCCGGCGGATCGCCACGGTGGTGGTGGGCGTCCGGACGCGCTCGTGCGCGGCCAGTTCGGTCATGCGGATCGGGCCCAGGTCCAGCAGCGTCAGCAGGATCGACAGCTGCGCCAATGTGAGGTCGGCACCCTCGGCGTCGCCCTTGGGTGCTCCGCCCGTGCGCCGCAGGACGGAGAACAGCTTGGAGAGCACCTGTTGCATCTCTCCAGCCAGCTCAGTGACCTGCGGTTCGGTGTCGACCATAATTCGCTAGTCTAACCTGTCAGGGGCTGTCAGCAGCTGAAGATCGCGGTTTAGAGCACCTGCGACAGGAACTGGCGAAGCCTGTCGGTTTCCGCGGACTCGAAGATTTGATCTGGCGGACCGGATTCGACGACGCGGCCATGATCCATGAACACCACGGAGTCGGCCGTCGACCTGGCGAAGCCCATCTCGTGGGTGACCACCACCATCGTCATGCCGTCGGCCGCGAGGTCGGCGATCAGCGCCAGGATGCCCTTGACCAATTCGGGATCGAGCGCTGAGGTCGCCTCGTCGAAGAACATCACCTGGGGTGCCATCGCCAGCGCCCGCGCGATCGCCACGCGCTGCTGCTGACCACCCGACAGCGTGCCGGGCCGCACTTCGGCCTTGTGCCGCAACCCGACTCGCTCCAACTGCGCCAGGCCCAGTTCGCGTGACTGCTCCTTGCCGAGGCCCTTGAGCTTGAGGGGCCCCAGCGTCACGTTGTCGAGCACGCTGCGGTGCGGGAACAGGTTGAAGTTCTGGAACACCATGCCGATGCGCTGGCGGACGTGGTCGGGATTGTCGGCGAGCACCGATCGGCCGTCGAGCAGGATGTCGCCCTGATCCGGTTCGTAGAGCCGGTTGAGCGTGCGCAGCAGCGTCGACTTCCCGGAGCCGGACGGGCCGATCACCGCCGCGGTGGTGCCTGCAGGCACGTCGAGGTCCACGCCGCGCAGCACCGCGTTCGGACCGAACGCCAGGTGAATGTCGGTCGCGGCCAACGACACCGGTTCGAACGCGGTGGACTTCGTCTCGTTGGTGCTCACACCATCTCCTGGTTTCGCATCGGGTTGGCGGGGTCGAGCGGGTCGTCGGGTTCGGTCTGCGTCCGGCCGCGGCGCAGCCGGTCGTCGATGTAGTTGACGAGGTGGGTCAGCGGGATCGTCAGCGCGAGGTAGAACAGCCCGGCGGCGACCAGCGGGGACAGGTTGCCGGTCTGCGCGTTGAGGTCGCGGCCCACCTGGAACAGTTCGCGTTGGCTGGCGATGAGTCCGAGGAAGTACACCAGCGACGATGCCTTGAGCAGTGAGATGAACTGGTTCACCAGCGCAGGCAGCACCCGCCGGATCCCTTGGGGCACGACGACCAGCCGCATCGACGACGAGTAGCTGAATCCCAGTGCGCGCGAGGCCTCCAACTGTCCGGCCTCGACGCTCTGGATGCCGGAGCGGAAAATCTCCCCGATGTAGGCGCCGGCCATCAGACCGAGCGCCGCGATGCCCAGCGGGTAGGGGTTGTTGCCGGTGAGTGGGCTCACGACGGGTCCGATGCCGAGGCCGATCAGCAGGATGATGACGACCTCGGGCAGGCCGCGGAACACGTCGGTGTAGATGCGGGCGGGCCAGCGCAGCCAACGGGTCTTCGAGATGCCGGCCATCGCGAGCCCCATGCCGAGGACGATGCCGATGATGCTCGCGGCGAACGTGAGGATCAGGGTGTTCGGCAGGCCGGTCTTGAACAGGTCGGGAATTGCCTGCTTGTAGAGGTCCCAGTCGAGGAACGTGTCCTTCAGTTGCGACAGCGTGGATTTCGGCGGTGGTGGTGCGCCCGGATCGCCCGCGGTTTCGGCGCTCTCGGCCGCGAGCGCGGTGAAGTCGGGCAGTTGCGGTTCCGGCGCGGCCTTCGACCCGGGTTTCCAGCCCGGCGGCAGCGCGCGCGGCACCCAGTCGGTGTACAGCCGCGCCCACGTCCCGTCGGCGATCACAGCGTCGAGGCCCGCGTTGAGCGCGTCGATCAGCGGCTTGTTCTCCTTGGCCACCGCGTAGGCGACGAAGTTGTCGAGGCTGAAGGTGTTCTCGATGATCTCGGTCGGGTCGCCCGGCTGCACGGTGCCCTGCGCCTGCTGCGACGGCGCCACCCATGCGTCGATCTGCCGGGTCTTGAGGCTGCCGTAGACGGTGTTGTAGTCGGGGAACTTGACCGGGTCGAGGCCCAGGGTGTCGACGACGTAGGCCTCCTGGACGGTGCCCTGCACGACGCCGATCCGCTGGCCGGCGGCGAGGTCGCCGAAGCCCTTGATCGCCGACCCGCTCGGCACGACGAGGGAGAAGTAGCCGAAGTCGTAGCCGTTGGTGAAGCCGACCGTCTGGCGGCGCGCGTCGGTGGTGGTGATCGACGAGGAGCCGACGTCGAAGCGTCGCGACGCCACCTGGGCGAGCAGCCCCGAGAAGTCGGTGCCGACGAAGTCGACGCGCAGGCCGAGCTTGTCGGCGATGGCGCGCAGGACCTCGTTGTCGAAGCCGGTGAACTGGCCGGCGGAGTCGATGCAGATGCTCGGCGGCGCGTCGGACAGGGTGCCGACGGTGAGGACGCCGGGGGTCTGCAGACCTAGGCCGTTGACGTCGACGGAGTCGATCGGCGGGGCGCCCGCGGTGGTGTACTTGTCGGCCCCCGGTCCCTGTGCGGCGGCGGCCAGGTTCGTGGGCAGGGCGCTCGCGCTCTGGATCCCGGGCGGCGCGCACTGGTCGGCGCGTGCGGCCGGCGCCATGCCGAAGCCGAGGCCGAACACCGTCGCGACGACGAGGAGCAGGACGGCGGATTTGGAGATCCCGTCGCGTGTCATCCCAGAAACGTAGCGGTCGCTCGCACGCGGGCCAAAGGGTCCGGCTCGTTCAGAACGAAAGGTCGCCGTTGGGCGACGGGGGGATGACCCGGCGCCGGATCAGTTCGGTCAGCATGATCTGACCCATGACGGTGGCGCGTTCCTCGCAGGCGCGGCGCGCTGGGGCGGGGTCGTGGCCGACGATCGCGGCGAACTCGGACTCGTAGAACG from Mycolicibacterium arabiense includes the following:
- a CDS encoding MarR family winged helix-turn-helix transcriptional regulator, which translates into the protein MVDTEPQVTELAGEMQQVLSKLFSVLRRTGGAPKGDAEGADLTLAQLSILLTLLDLGPIRMTELAAHERVRTPTTTVAIRRLEKLGLVKRSRDPSDLRAVLVDVTPRGLVQHREALATRRAALAAMLSKLSVEDRDCLAKALAPLTRLAETAEP
- a CDS encoding amino acid ABC transporter ATP-binding protein — its product is MSTNETKSTAFEPVSLAATDIHLAFGPNAVLRGVDLDVPAGTTAAVIGPSGSGKSTLLRTLNRLYEPDQGDILLDGRSVLADNPDHVRQRIGMVFQNFNLFPHRSVLDNVTLGPLKLKGLGKEQSRELGLAQLERVGLRHKAEVRPGTLSGGQQQRVAIARALAMAPQVMFFDEATSALDPELVKGILALIADLAADGMTMVVVTHEMGFARSTADSVVFMDHGRVVESGPPDQIFESAETDRLRQFLSQVL
- a CDS encoding SDR family oxidoreductase → MPTAMITGASAGLGKAIAAALAPTHTLFLAGRPSHRLDEVAELYGATTWPIDLADTGDVETVVEPITELDVLVHNAGVAYPGRVAETVPEQWRATLEVNVVGAVALTLALLPALRAAGGHVVFINSGSGINASPGLASYSASKFALRSFADSLRADERDLRVTSIHPGRIDTDMQRDLIAYEERDYEPEQFLRADTVAAAVAQAVATPPDAHVHEVIIRPR
- the ggh gene encoding glucosylglycerate hydrolase, which translates into the protein MPPDPTFAPTQLAARAAYLLRGNDLGTMTTAAPLLYPHMWSWDAAFVAIGLAPLSVERAVVELDTLLSAQWHNGMIPHIVFANGVDGYFPGPARWACASLTPNAPTNRHTSGITQPPVHAIAVQRILDHARTRGRSTRAVAESFLDRRWSDLVRWHRWLAEARDPNERGRVTLYHGWESGMDNSPRWDSSYANVVPGDVPPYEREDNKVNTDASQRPSDLEYDRYLWLLEEMKSARYDDVLLPKAMSFAVEDVFVSAILSVACTVLAEIGEDYKRPHADVRDLYAWAERFRMGVVEAADQRTGAARDYDTRTEKWIQTETVAQFAPLLCGGLPHDRERALLRLLEGPRFCGHPDLEYGLIPSTSPVSRDFRAREYWRGPVWPVVGWLFSWCFARRGWAERAAVLRREGLRQASDGTFAEYYEPFTGEPLGSMQQSWTAAAVLDWLG
- a CDS encoding amidase — translated: MHEASIADLRAALETGRASAVSLLEAYLDRIAAYDGQLNSIVVVNPSARSGAAASDTRRAEGSVLGPLDGIPYTVKDSYLARGLTAAAGSPAFADLVAQRDSFVVERLRAGGAVLIGLTNMPPMANGGMQRGHYGRAESPYNAAFLTAPFASGSSNGSGTATAASLCAFGIGEETWSSGRGPASNNALCAYTPSRGVISTRGGWPLVPTMDVVVPHTRSMADLLEVLDVVVAPDPDVRGDFWRTQDWVPIPSVNDLRPPSFHGVAGSLSGLTLGVPRMYVNADPDAGVDATGIGGPTGTRVETRPSVLELFESARRDLEAAGARVVEVDFPVVTNYEGDRAGAPTIGTRGLVSPDYLRREIWDLSAWAWDDFLRANGDPALTRLADVDGSRIFPHPPGALPDRYTGFDDDINEYPAFLREHPIESLADIPHLADGLRGLEDTRRIDLEDWMTSLGLDAVIFPAVADVGPSDMDVNPLSADLGWRNGVWVANGNLAIRHLGIPTVTVPMGTMTDIGMPVGLTFAGRAYDDVALLGYAAAFEALGSRRTPPPLAPPLP
- a CDS encoding ABC transporter substrate-binding protein/permease, with product MAPAARADQCAPPGIQSASALPTNLAAAAQGPGADKYTTAGAPPIDSVDVNGLGLQTPGVLTVGTLSDAPPSICIDSAGQFTGFDNEVLRAIADKLGLRVDFVGTDFSGLLAQVASRRFDVGSSSITTTDARRQTVGFTNGYDFGYFSLVVPSGSAIKGFGDLAAGQRIGVVQGTVQEAYVVDTLGLDPVKFPDYNTVYGSLKTRQIDAWVAPSQQAQGTVQPGDPTEIIENTFSLDNFVAYAVAKENKPLIDALNAGLDAVIADGTWARLYTDWVPRALPPGWKPGSKAAPEPQLPDFTALAAESAETAGDPGAPPPPKSTLSQLKDTFLDWDLYKQAIPDLFKTGLPNTLILTFAASIIGIVLGMGLAMAGISKTRWLRWPARIYTDVFRGLPEVVIILLIGLGIGPVVSPLTGNNPYPLGIAALGLMAGAYIGEIFRSGIQSVEAGQLEASRALGFSYSSSMRLVVVPQGIRRVLPALVNQFISLLKASSLVYFLGLIASQRELFQVGRDLNAQTGNLSPLVAAGLFYLALTIPLTHLVNYIDDRLRRGRTQTEPDDPLDPANPMRNQEMV